The proteins below are encoded in one region of Synergistaceae bacterium:
- a CDS encoding MerR family DNA-binding transcriptional regulator, producing the protein MNRLLSIGEVSETLGVSITMLRRWEKIGRIKAEHIVGGHHVDSA; encoded by the coding sequence ATGAATAGATTGTTAAGCATAGGTGAAGTATCTGAAACATTAGGAGTTTCAATCACAATGCTACGGCGTTGGGAAAAAATCGGGCGAATCAAAGCAGAACATATAGTAGGCGGCCATCATGT